A section of the Ornithinimicrobium sufpigmenti genome encodes:
- a CDS encoding magnesium transporter MgtE N-terminal domain-containing protein, protein MSLSRVFVARLNGLSVFDPLGDEVGRVRDVVVTLAGRMATEEPRVIGMVVEVPGRRRVFVPITRVTSVDSGQVITTGLVNMRRFEQRAGETLVVGELLDRQVMVVDGDDRFSAVVEDVAMERQRSGDWRLTKAFVRKGVDGRPPRGSGLLRRRRGETVLVDTEHVHGLQDAGPAQAATALLEAYEDLKPQDLAEAIHDLTPKRRAEVADALDDETLADVMEELPDDDRLEILTHLATERAADILEVMQPDDATDLLADLPEETQEELLQLMQPDEAADIRRLLTYEEDTAGGLMTTEPVILGPEASIAEALAMVRREELHPATASLVYVTRPPHETPTGRLLGSVHIQRLLREPPHQPVGSVLDTGIDPVPPGATLGRITRALAADNLVALPVTDPEGRLLGAVTVDDVLDHLLPDDWREDRHDLTEVHDV, encoded by the coding sequence GTGAGCCTCTCCCGTGTCTTCGTCGCCCGGCTCAACGGGCTGAGCGTCTTCGACCCCCTGGGAGATGAGGTCGGTCGGGTCCGTGACGTCGTCGTCACCCTGGCGGGCCGGATGGCCACCGAGGAGCCGCGCGTCATCGGGATGGTGGTCGAGGTGCCGGGCCGGCGCCGCGTCTTCGTGCCGATCACCCGGGTGACCTCGGTGGACAGCGGGCAGGTCATCACCACCGGACTGGTGAACATGCGCCGTTTCGAGCAACGCGCCGGTGAGACGCTGGTGGTGGGCGAGCTGCTGGACCGGCAGGTGATGGTGGTCGACGGGGACGACCGGTTCTCCGCCGTGGTCGAGGACGTGGCGATGGAGCGCCAGCGCAGCGGCGACTGGCGGCTGACCAAGGCCTTCGTCCGCAAGGGTGTCGACGGCCGGCCGCCCCGTGGGAGCGGGCTGCTGCGTCGGCGCCGCGGCGAGACGGTGCTGGTCGACACCGAGCACGTGCACGGGCTGCAGGACGCCGGCCCGGCCCAGGCGGCGACCGCCCTGCTGGAGGCCTACGAGGACCTCAAGCCGCAGGACCTGGCCGAGGCCATCCACGACCTGACCCCCAAGCGTCGCGCGGAGGTGGCCGACGCCCTGGACGACGAGACCCTGGCCGACGTCATGGAGGAGCTGCCCGACGACGACCGGCTCGAGATCCTGACCCACCTGGCCACCGAACGGGCGGCGGACATCCTGGAGGTCATGCAGCCCGACGACGCGACCGACCTGCTGGCCGACCTCCCGGAGGAGACGCAGGAGGAGCTGCTGCAGCTGATGCAGCCGGACGAGGCGGCCGACATCCGCCGCCTGCTCACCTACGAGGAGGACACCGCGGGCGGGCTGATGACCACCGAGCCGGTGATCCTCGGCCCGGAGGCCAGCATCGCCGAGGCGCTGGCGATGGTGCGCCGGGAGGAGCTGCACCCCGCGACCGCCTCCCTCGTCTACGTGACCCGGCCGCCGCACGAGACACCGACCGGCCGGCTCCTCGGCAGCGTGCACATCCAGCGCCTGCTGCGCGAGCCGCCCCACCAACCGGTCGGGAGCGTCCTCGACACCGGCATCGACCCGGTGCCGCCCGGGGCCACCCTGGGCCGGATCACCCGTGCGCTGGCCGCGGACAACCTCGTCGCCCTGCCCGTCACCGACCCGGAGGGCCGGCTGCTGGGCGCGGTCACCGTGGACGACGTGCTCGACCATCTCCTGCCCGACGACTGGCGCGAGGACCGGCACGACCTGACCGAGGTGCACGATGTCTGA
- a CDS encoding DUF1003 domain-containing protein gives MSEPTQDRRRWRAADPGRGSLDQPLAKRARLSLRPQNMDPESFGAFAERFARFMGTARFLVYMTAFVAIWLLWNTVMPEEVRFDPYAFIFLTLMLSLQASYAAPLILLAQNRQDDRDKVAMEQDRARDERNLADTEFLTREVAALRLSMREVATRDFLRSELRDLIEEVEARAEERGRRAALAEHEGEDVGSGERPER, from the coding sequence ATGTCTGAGCCGACGCAGGACCGGCGCCGGTGGCGCGCCGCCGACCCCGGGCGGGGGTCGCTCGACCAGCCCCTGGCCAAGCGCGCGCGTCTCAGCCTGCGCCCGCAGAACATGGACCCGGAGAGCTTCGGCGCCTTCGCCGAGCGGTTCGCCCGGTTCATGGGCACGGCCCGCTTCCTGGTCTACATGACGGCCTTCGTGGCGATCTGGCTGCTGTGGAACACGGTGATGCCCGAGGAGGTGCGGTTCGACCCCTACGCCTTCATCTTCCTCACGCTCATGCTCAGCCTCCAGGCCTCCTACGCCGCGCCGCTGATCCTGCTGGCCCAGAACCGTCAGGACGACCGCGACAAGGTGGCGATGGAGCAGGACCGCGCCCGCGACGAGCGCAACCTGGCCGACACCGAGTTCCTCACCCGCGAGGTGGCGGCCCTGCGCCTGTCGATGCGGGAGGTCGCCACCCGCGACTTCCTGCGCTCCGAGCTGCGCGACCTCATCGAGGAGGTGGAGGCCCGCGCGGAGGAGCGCGGCCGCCGCGCCGCCCTGGCGGAGCACGAGGGCGAGGACGTGGGGTCTGGCGAGCGCCCGGAACGCTGA
- a CDS encoding Mrp/NBP35 family ATP-binding protein, translating to MPSPSTDALHAALATVNDPEIKKPITELGMVDAVDTTEDGHVQVTVLLTVAGCPMKDTITRDVTAAVGRVEGVTGVDVRLGVMSDEQRGNLRNQLRGGQAEKEIPFARPDSLTTVYAVASGKGGVGKSSVTVNLAAALAEEGLRVGVVDADIYGFSVPRMLGVTQQPTQVDDMILPPVAEPSGVKVISIGMFVPGNQPVVWRGPMLHRAVQQFLADVYWGDLDILLLDLPPGTGDIAISVAQLLPSSELIVVTTPQQAAAEVAERAGSIALQTHQRIAGVVENMSWLELPDGSRQELFGSGGGQAVADSLSRAIGAQVPLLGQVPLDVALREGGDTGSPVVMAQPDSPAAAALRGVARQLARRGRGLAGRKLGITPTLSR from the coding sequence ATGCCATCCCCCAGCACTGACGCTCTGCACGCTGCCCTGGCCACCGTCAACGACCCGGAGATCAAGAAGCCGATCACCGAGCTCGGCATGGTCGACGCCGTCGACACCACCGAGGACGGGCACGTCCAGGTCACCGTGCTGCTCACCGTCGCCGGCTGCCCCATGAAGGACACCATCACCCGTGACGTCACCGCGGCGGTGGGTCGGGTCGAGGGAGTCACCGGCGTGGACGTGCGTCTGGGCGTGATGAGCGACGAGCAGCGCGGCAACCTGAGGAACCAGCTGCGGGGCGGGCAGGCCGAGAAGGAGATCCCCTTCGCCCGGCCCGACTCGCTGACGACCGTGTATGCCGTGGCCTCGGGCAAGGGTGGCGTGGGCAAGTCCTCGGTCACCGTCAACCTCGCTGCTGCGCTGGCCGAGGAGGGTCTGCGGGTGGGGGTCGTGGACGCCGACATCTACGGCTTCTCGGTGCCGCGCATGCTGGGCGTGACCCAGCAGCCGACCCAGGTCGACGACATGATCCTGCCCCCGGTGGCCGAGCCGTCCGGGGTCAAGGTGATCTCCATCGGCATGTTCGTCCCCGGCAACCAGCCGGTGGTCTGGCGCGGACCGATGCTGCACCGGGCGGTGCAGCAGTTCCTCGCCGACGTGTACTGGGGCGACCTGGACATCCTGCTGCTCGACCTGCCGCCGGGCACCGGCGACATCGCGATCTCCGTGGCCCAGCTGCTGCCCAGCAGCGAGCTGATCGTCGTCACCACGCCGCAGCAGGCCGCGGCCGAGGTGGCCGAGCGGGCCGGGTCGATCGCTCTGCAGACCCACCAGCGCATCGCCGGCGTCGTGGAGAACATGTCGTGGCTGGAGCTGCCCGACGGCAGCCGCCAGGAGCTCTTCGGCAGCGGCGGCGGCCAGGCCGTGGCCGACTCGCTGTCCCGCGCGATCGGCGCCCAGGTGCCGCTGCTGGGTCAGGTGCCGCTCGACGTGGCCCTGCGCGAGGGCGGCGACACCGGTTCACCGGTCGTGATGGCGCAGCCGGACTCCCCCGCCGCGGCCGCCCTGCGCGGGGTGGCCCGCCAGCTGGCCCGCCGCGGACGCGGCCTGGCCGGCCGCAAGCTCGGCATCACCCCGACGCTGTCGCGCTGA
- a CDS encoding twin-arginine translocase TatA/TatE family subunit, translating into MIGTLHGGEIVLLILAALILLGPSRLPEYAAKLGQGVRYLRDLAEGAKGQIEEELGPTFQDIDWRQLDPRQYDPRRIVRDALTTPPSRPAQTAPSGATTAARPDPRPTLRTSALHDPSLPTPFDTDAT; encoded by the coding sequence ATGATCGGGACGCTGCACGGGGGAGAGATCGTGCTGCTCATCCTGGCCGCCCTCATCCTCCTCGGCCCCTCGCGGCTGCCCGAGTATGCCGCCAAGCTGGGGCAGGGGGTGCGCTACCTGCGCGACCTGGCCGAGGGCGCCAAGGGACAGATCGAGGAGGAGCTGGGCCCGACCTTCCAGGACATCGACTGGCGCCAGCTCGACCCGCGCCAGTACGACCCGCGCCGGATCGTCCGGGACGCCCTGACCACGCCGCCCTCGAGACCGGCGCAGACGGCCCCCTCCGGAGCGACGACCGCAGCCAGGCCCGACCCGCGCCCGACCCTGCGCACCTCGGCGCTGCACGATCCCTCGCTGCCCACGCCCTTCGACACCGACGCGACCTAG
- a CDS encoding S1C family serine protease, which yields MTDPTQGLPVDHTVPLLGPAPSTLAGPDGPPASTPPPPTGRERRRRRSPGRLGPVVAAAGAAGLVGGLAGGVLADQLTGSPEEAPVVVQAEPARQQAAAPSPVAADGSIPGLSQAALPSVALISVGGDGLGSGFVIREDGYLLTNAHVIADAGPRTEITVELPGSEPVPAEVVGSDTAYDIAVLKIDGTGLPALPFADSAEVQVGQTVVAVGAPLGLDSTVTSGIVSALDRPVVAGEASSVSYINAIQTDAAINPGNSGGPLLDLNGRVVGVNSALAQLPTSGLGRAVGSIGLGFAIPADQAEHTATQLIETGRSEHPVIGVHIDLQYTGEGARVLLAGREGSPPVIPGGPAEAAGVRPGDVIVSVDDTRIRDSSHLLVVLRSHRVGDTVEMTLRTDNGTERTVSITLAGSEG from the coding sequence ATGACCGACCCGACCCAGGGACTGCCCGTGGACCACACCGTCCCCCTGCTGGGACCTGCTCCGTCCACGCTGGCCGGACCCGACGGGCCGCCCGCGTCCACGCCGCCTCCGCCCACCGGGCGCGAGCGGCGGCGACGCCGCAGCCCGGGCCGGTTGGGTCCGGTCGTGGCCGCTGCCGGCGCGGCAGGGCTGGTGGGCGGCCTGGCCGGCGGTGTGCTGGCCGACCAGCTGACCGGATCGCCCGAGGAGGCGCCCGTGGTCGTCCAGGCCGAGCCCGCCCGGCAGCAGGCGGCCGCCCCGTCCCCCGTCGCCGCGGACGGCTCGATCCCGGGTCTCTCGCAGGCCGCGCTGCCCAGCGTCGCGCTCATCTCGGTCGGCGGCGACGGCCTCGGCTCCGGTTTCGTCATCCGCGAGGACGGTTACCTGCTGACCAATGCCCACGTCATCGCCGACGCCGGCCCCCGGACCGAGATCACCGTGGAGCTGCCGGGCAGCGAACCGGTGCCGGCCGAGGTGGTCGGCTCGGACACGGCCTACGACATCGCCGTGCTGAAGATCGACGGCACCGGCCTGCCCGCCCTGCCGTTCGCCGACTCCGCCGAGGTCCAGGTCGGCCAGACGGTGGTGGCCGTGGGCGCGCCGCTCGGCCTGGACAGCACGGTGACCAGTGGCATCGTCTCGGCCCTGGACCGTCCCGTGGTGGCCGGCGAGGCCTCGAGCGTGAGCTACATCAACGCCATCCAGACCGACGCGGCGATCAACCCCGGCAACTCCGGCGGCCCCTTGCTCGACCTGAACGGGCGCGTGGTGGGGGTGAACTCGGCCCTGGCGCAGCTGCCGACCAGCGGTCTCGGCCGTGCCGTCGGCAGCATCGGGCTCGGTTTCGCGATCCCCGCCGACCAGGCGGAGCACACCGCGACCCAGCTCATCGAGACCGGTCGCAGCGAGCACCCGGTGATCGGTGTCCACATCGACCTGCAGTACACCGGCGAGGGCGCGCGGGTGCTGCTGGCCGGTCGCGAGGGCAGTCCGCCGGTGATCCCCGGCGGCCCGGCCGAGGCCGCGGGCGTGCGCCCGGGCGACGTCATCGTCTCCGTCGACGACACCCGGATCCGCGACTCGAGCCACCTGCTGGTCGTCCTGCGCTCCCACCGGGTCGGCGACACCGTCGAGATGACGCTGCGGACGGACAACGGCACCGAGCGGACGGTGAGCATCACCCTGGCCGGCAGCGAGGGATAG
- the sigE gene encoding RNA polymerase sigma factor SigE: MTTPDWVPPTWEEIVREHSARVYRLAYRLTGDPHEAEDLTQDVFVRVFRSLHTFRPGTFEGWLHRITTNLFLDKVRRKQRIRFDALTEELSARLPLRSTGTDPEQVYAMTHLDADIQQALLALPPQFRAAVVLADIEGYSYEEVAQTLGIKMGTVRSRIHRGRALLRQSLEHRRPETAARPAPGLSRPVTALG; encoded by the coding sequence ATGACGACGCCTGACTGGGTGCCGCCCACGTGGGAGGAGATCGTGCGGGAGCACTCCGCGCGCGTCTACCGCCTGGCGTACCGGCTGACCGGGGATCCGCACGAGGCCGAGGACCTGACGCAGGACGTCTTCGTGCGCGTCTTCCGCTCGCTGCACACCTTCCGGCCCGGGACCTTCGAGGGCTGGCTGCACCGGATCACCACCAACCTCTTCCTGGACAAGGTGCGGCGCAAGCAGCGGATCAGGTTCGACGCCCTCACCGAGGAGCTGTCCGCGCGGCTGCCGCTGCGTTCGACCGGCACCGACCCCGAGCAGGTCTACGCGATGACGCACCTGGACGCGGACATCCAGCAGGCGCTCCTGGCGCTGCCGCCGCAGTTCCGCGCCGCGGTGGTGCTGGCGGACATCGAGGGCTACTCCTACGAGGAGGTGGCCCAGACCCTCGGCATCAAGATGGGCACCGTCCGCTCCCGCATCCACCGGGGCCGGGCGCTGCTGCGCCAGTCCCTGGAGCACCGGCGTCCGGAGACGGCAGCCCGACCGGCACCGGGGCTCTCGCGTCCCGTGACCGCCCTCGGATGA